From Pseudomonas putida, one genomic window encodes:
- the pgl gene encoding 6-phosphogluconolactonase, which translates to MGISELNLPTSVKAHQLNDARVLSATLAADVAERLRAAIAAKGRACLVLSGGRSPVPFLEKLATEALDWSKVTVSLADERWVPVEHADSNAGLLARHLFQGGAAKARFVGLYQQAENLDAAAAQADQALADLPAIDVLVLGMGDDGHTASLFPGSPNLAEGLDLNSTRRCLPLLAPSVPHQRLSLTRSLLASAAFIALSVQGPGKLATLRAALAGNDLNEMPIRAFLHDPLDIYWCP; encoded by the coding sequence ATGGGGATATCTGAATTGAATTTGCCGACATCGGTCAAGGCGCATCAGCTGAATGATGCCCGCGTACTTTCGGCAACATTGGCGGCTGATGTGGCCGAGCGCTTGCGCGCAGCCATCGCCGCGAAAGGGCGGGCTTGCCTGGTGTTGTCCGGTGGCCGCAGCCCGGTGCCGTTCCTGGAGAAGCTGGCGACCGAGGCCCTGGACTGGTCCAAGGTCACCGTCAGCCTGGCCGACGAGCGTTGGGTGCCGGTTGAGCACGCCGACAGCAATGCCGGTTTGCTGGCCCGCCATCTGTTCCAGGGGGGCGCTGCCAAGGCTCGTTTTGTCGGGCTGTATCAGCAGGCCGAGAACCTCGACGCGGCGGCCGCCCAAGCCGACCAGGCATTGGCCGATCTGCCGGCCATCGACGTGCTGGTACTGGGCATGGGCGACGATGGTCATACCGCTTCGCTGTTCCCCGGCAGCCCGAATCTGGCCGAAGGCCTGGACCTGAACAGCACGCGCCGCTGCCTGCCGTTGCTGGCGCCGAGCGTGCCGCACCAGCGCCTTTCGCTGACCCGTTCCCTGCTGGCCAGCGCCGCGTTCATCGCGCTGTCCGTGCAGGGCCCGGGCAAACTCGCTACCCTGCGCGCCGCGCTGGCGGGCAACGACCTCAATGAAATGCCGATTCGCGCCTTTCTTCACGACCCCTTGGACATCTACTGGTGCCCATGA
- a CDS encoding bifunctional 4-hydroxy-2-oxoglutarate aldolase/2-dehydro-3-deoxy-phosphogluconate aldolase: MTTLERPQPLLSMAEKAARIDAICGAARILPVITIAREEDILPLADALAAGGIRTLEVTLRSQYGLKAIQVLREQRPELCVGAGTVLDRSMFAAVEAAGAQFVVTPGITQDILEAGVDSDIPLLPGISTPSEIMMGYALGYRRFKLFPAEISGGVAAIKAFGGPFGDIRFCPTGGVNPANVRNYMALPNVMCVGGTWMLDSSWIKNGDWARIEACSAEAMALLD; the protein is encoded by the coding sequence ATGACCACCCTTGAACGCCCCCAGCCTCTGCTCTCGATGGCCGAGAAAGCCGCCCGGATCGATGCGATCTGTGGGGCGGCGCGCATCCTGCCGGTGATCACCATCGCCCGTGAGGAAGACATCCTGCCGCTGGCCGATGCCCTGGCCGCTGGTGGTATCCGCACCTTGGAAGTAACCCTGCGCTCGCAGTATGGCCTGAAGGCTATCCAGGTGCTGCGTGAGCAGCGTCCGGAACTGTGTGTCGGCGCCGGTACGGTGCTCGATCGCAGCATGTTTGCAGCGGTTGAAGCCGCTGGCGCGCAGTTTGTCGTTACCCCCGGGATCACCCAGGACATCCTCGAGGCTGGGGTGGACAGCGATATCCCATTGCTGCCGGGCATCAGCACGCCTTCGGAAATCATGATGGGGTATGCCCTGGGTTACCGCCGCTTCAAGCTGTTCCCGGCGGAAATCAGTGGCGGCGTGGCAGCGATCAAGGCCTTTGGTGGCCCGTTCGGTGATATTCGATTCTGCCCTACCGGTGGGGTCAACCCGGCCAACGTGCGCAACTACATGGCGCTGCCCAATGTGATGTGCGTGGGCGGAACCTGGATGCTCGACAGCAGCTGGATCAAGAACGGCGACTGGGCGCGGATCGAAGCGTGTAGCGCCGAGGCGATGGCTTTGCTGGACTGA
- the zwf gene encoding glucose-6-phosphate dehydrogenase, with amino-acid sequence MAAISVEPCTFALFGALGDLALRKLFPALYQLDRANLLHADTRLLALAREPGSVQEHLNTIEAHLRKHVAEADLEPAALARFLGRLRYQHLDFLQPDGYQALAEQAPAELPLIAYFATAAAVYGAICENLDKAGLAARTRVVLEKPIGHDLESSRRVNDAVARFFPESRVYRIDHYLGKETVQNLIALRFANSLFETQWNQNSISHVEITVAEKVGIEGRWGYFDKAGQLRDMIQNHLLQLLCLIAMDPPSELSADSIRDEKVKVLKALAPITGEGLSTRVVRGQYIAGYSDGKPVPGYLEEDNANAQSDTETFVALRADIRNWRWSGVPFYLRTGKRMPQKLSQIVIHFKETPHYIFAPEQRLQVGNKLIIRLQPSEGISLRVMTKEQGLDKGMQLRSGPLQLNFSDTWRTARIPDAYERLLLEVMRGNQNLFVRKDEIEYAWKWCDQLIAGWQSAGDAPKPYAAGSWGPMSSIALITRDGRAWYGDI; translated from the coding sequence AGCTGTTTCCTGCGCTCTACCAGCTCGACCGCGCCAATTTGCTGCACGCCGATACTCGCCTGCTGGCGCTGGCGCGCGAGCCTGGCAGCGTACAGGAGCACCTGAATACCATCGAGGCCCATCTGCGCAAGCACGTGGCGGAGGCTGATCTGGAGCCTGCGGCGCTGGCGCGTTTTCTGGGGCGTCTGCGTTACCAGCACCTGGACTTCCTGCAGCCGGACGGCTACCAGGCCCTGGCTGAGCAGGCACCTGCCGAGCTGCCACTGATTGCCTATTTCGCCACTGCGGCGGCCGTGTACGGCGCGATCTGCGAAAACCTCGACAAGGCGGGCCTTGCCGCGCGCACCCGGGTGGTGCTGGAAAAGCCCATCGGGCACGATCTTGAGTCATCGCGCCGGGTGAACGACGCCGTGGCGCGGTTCTTCCCGGAAAGCCGTGTTTACCGCATCGACCATTACCTGGGCAAGGAGACGGTGCAGAACCTGATCGCCCTGCGCTTCGCCAACAGCCTGTTCGAAACCCAGTGGAACCAGAACTCGATCTCCCACGTGGAAATCACCGTGGCCGAGAAGGTCGGCATCGAAGGCCGTTGGGGCTATTTCGACAAGGCCGGCCAGCTGCGCGACATGATTCAGAACCACCTGCTGCAGCTGTTGTGCCTGATCGCCATGGACCCGCCCAGCGAGCTTTCAGCCGACAGCATCCGCGACGAGAAGGTCAAGGTGCTCAAGGCCCTTGCCCCGATCACTGGCGAGGGCTTGAGTACCCGCGTGGTGCGCGGCCAGTACATCGCCGGCTACAGCGACGGCAAGCCGGTGCCGGGTTACCTGGAGGAAGACAACGCCAACGCCCAGAGCGACACGGAAACCTTCGTCGCCCTGCGTGCCGATATTCGTAACTGGCGTTGGTCGGGGGTACCGTTTTACCTGCGTACCGGTAAGCGCATGCCGCAGAAGCTGTCGCAGATCGTCATCCACTTCAAGGAGACGCCGCACTACATCTTCGCCCCGGAGCAGCGCTTGCAGGTCGGCAACAAACTGATCATCCGCCTGCAGCCGAGTGAAGGCATCTCTCTACGTGTGATGACCAAGGAGCAGGGCCTGGACAAAGGCATGCAACTGCGCAGCGGCCCCTTGCAATTGAATTTTTCCGACACCTGGCGCACCGCGCGGATTCCGGATGCCTACGAACGCCTGCTGCTCGAGGTGATGCGCGGCAACCAGAACCTGTTCGTGCGCAAGGATGAAATCGAATATGCCTGGAAGTGGTGCGACCAGTTGATCGCGGGCTGGCAAAGCGCCGGCGATGCGCCCAAGCCGTATGCGGCTGGGTCCTGGGGGCCGATGAGCTCGATCGCACTGATTACACGTGATGGGAGGGCGTGGTATGGGGATATCTGA